In Pseudorasbora parva isolate DD20220531a chromosome 9, ASM2467924v1, whole genome shotgun sequence, the sequence GTTGGGATAATaaataaaactcctgatgttagagtaacacttacagaagaataaaataaagcatatttcgttaccttttggatcTTGGAAGGGtttagtttgagcagatgtttaataccatcatcatctgtcctcgtcagagttcgtttaccagtacattcagcatctgcctcatattcgcgagcatattctccaaactcatttttaacgtcttcaaaatcaatattttgatcattgacagcttcttgaccacatccatcatcaagagacagtgacactaatatatgattgtgtttagtactttagtacttgctctctgctgtaaatcactgagccatttcaagttttgcagattataattattattgttttgttttctgtcagaggtaactatgagtgaaacgtcacttcatcattgcatatcagacattgccaccttgtggaataaaggtgaattgcaccctatttcgtcattatagattaatttatcattgtgcaaaaaaaatatgcgttcaatcctacacacctcgggtcgttagcgaccctatacaattttgacaaaaaactagtaaaaaacaggcattcaattataattctattattttgttcttgttatattgtttaaaagggattgattgaggaataatAAGAAGGtagatgtctaactttaaaaaatgaatgaggagcagggtagtgaatgaggtatgcatttaagggttaaaatagcataataggggcactttaagaaACCAAACTTGTTAGCTCTGACATTTAAAACCAAAGaaacacattttttgtttcCTTTCTTCATAGTGGGGATCAAATTTCTCCAGAAATATAGCACAACCTGAACTCACCAACAGCCAGTGTGGGTCAGACAACTAGGAAAATGCTtcccagacagcaacatagtgtCTGCCTAGATCCGGCCCACCTCTGGTTTGCGTTGAACCAGATGTGTCCCGGATCTGGGCAGacactatgttgctgtctgggtTATATAGCAACGTTTAAAATTATAATCCAATAATGCTTAAAGATTCTTGTGAATCATATGTTTaagattaaattatataaattaactttggtcaatttaaaaatattaaaagtcAATGGAAAGTTGAAACTTGTATCTGAGTGTACGTGTATCACCTCAAAGTTATCATCTCTGAAGCAGGAACAAGATACACATGGTcctgctattttaaaggttggTTCGCCTCGTGCATTCTCAACGGTGAATTTAGGTTGCCAAACACCCCAGATATGTCGAACATGTCCGATGACAGTGCCCGGTGGAGACTGAACCTCCAGCTAAAATATACATACAACATGTAATATACATTACAACAATCAAGGGCTAAACAAAGCAAGGACAAAGTTCATACCTCATGGCTGATGCAGGTGCCACAAACAAACGGGTGCACCAGTCTGATGATCTCTTTATTTGAGTCATTAATAACATTCATTACGAATGAACGTCTTGTAGATAAATTCCTGTTACAATAATCGCTGTCTTCAAGGATGCTAAAAACTTTGTTCCCGATGTCATCCTTCACCTTATATCTGGTGTTAGAGGTTATTCCACAGCAAACTTTAAGAAATTTAAAGGAAGGAGATTAGGGTGTCGCTTGTTTGATTTCGCTGTATTTCATTCATGAAATCCTGATGAACCCACCTTCGTCAAAACATTCGTCCAGATGTTGTTCTTTgtagacaaacagctgatcagtctaaataaacataaaaataacagGCTTCTTGCAGTTAAAATCActgtaaaatataaatgcatttGTAAGAGTAACATACACATAGCAGGGGATGTGAGTTCAGACTTACATATCATCTATAGAGAGTAAAtttaaatgcgtatttggcgtgctatcTGGGGGGAGGGCTTGGAGCTCGGACTTTGGCCCGAACCTAAAGTACCCCCTGTATATATAAGTGGATTAGAACTAAACAGAGCAAatggagaaggggtggtggagggatgctgataaactgtAAACAAAATGGAGTCAAGACAGCTGCGTATATATACACCTCTtttgttgatt encodes:
- the LOC137089809 gene encoding phospholipid scramblase 1-like, encoding MRTDQLFVYKEQHLDECFDEVCCGITSNTRYKVKDDIGNKVFSILEDSDYCNRNLSTRRSFVMNVINDSNKEIIRLVHPFVCGTCISHELEVQSPPGTVIGHVRHIWGVWQPKFTVENARGEPTFKIAGPCVSCSCFRDDNFELVSLNEAVIDGSLGKICKPFSGCGPNAGADFVLRFPSNLDFKMKATLLGACILIDFMYYDKPKEPVPNYVLCVFTAAITQSMQLL